A single genomic interval of Centropristis striata isolate RG_2023a ecotype Rhode Island chromosome 8, C.striata_1.0, whole genome shotgun sequence harbors:
- the si:dkeyp-84f3.9 gene encoding zinc finger protein 184, which translates to MGSKMSFSRGNSDQNTVSESTSVASQTRNFNHATSDYKQISEDKRCSEEDVESRWGEEIKASELEPPSSEHMQFDGLANAETVGGKNGQHSELVSSQVGIEEMSTMPSASVCSSTTDSHGQPVERRKKRRRRRKFTRLLTEHRKANPSGFDAVQHKEISTTIPLPTCLENHNNDDVPHAVDAPLITNSPLPVSDGQVKDEALVVPIKKRGRPRKTEMAAYRALAAEAASASAANANANNASTPARRLRSRGEQQTVTQDGKLETESKEDPKQTEVTPAESKLNFQGVKRRRAKQAHQQVPAKVSRLDVSQEASTLLSNEQRAETDKQVELKTDKQETDGTSCQLSLQSAGGPEQQESALAQRKLVSQPAADCEIIPSDGLVTADMKGSKESQSKSPLESPENANFSTDIVTSSEEPPKPVGGPLAVKAENIEMELDDFNPLSESNSLKSLQCSADNTYGRNSQRSTFRRKRGGKRRRRIGNVLIQRETHKVSSDTQQQPDCDDEDRDDELNVTYSKKAGKTLLKCGYCSQTFKFLSQFIIHQRIHTGERPFKCPECGRGFSKNSNLNLHLKTHKKSNIYQKCPFCKIKFSCSEYASHMKMHAHEMDQDSDNNTSETSSRLNEQEKSPGLPRQLPPEKRERKVCQYCGKTFPFQSALIRHVRVHTGEKPYKCDICGKAFGQAYFLRVHELTHWSVKRYNCTRCEKSFTHYSNAKNHTCRPSESGDNLQPNRRVRPSLTYTCHICKNIFEHLQEFNSHMRTHTGAKLYRCLYCDKLFGVLSEYNAHRSQCRGERNASSSAIENEETVSLIQYTVPALRCSSGNNSASLLTGVHSETLRTPPQTSRKKRMANLKKPFQSTALLAHQLPPFVSKLNKLDTRSDPRKYFCPGCGRLFRHMGRLRAHMLTHAPDQSYTCACCGKTLANWRKLWHHQRIHRHRRGRFTCPQCGQNFRFVEPYKKHMSEHPEVQWIQVRPKKVLLPYQCEQCQCSFKTLDLLFSHQLCHSSTHKDPDFDLSIEHNTQANKNMFSAPTNNHITTLGPDHEENMSSLSPLSQCTGPITQAPIITFKPLDLGKTAQQPSSTHSIIYDGRDENALKKSFTSLRTVNKHASISNEGPADGVQCAVCGDSYPAISDLYQHYLEHARGQV; encoded by the exons ATGGGGAGTAAAATGTCTTTCAGCAGAGGAAACAGTGACCAGAACACAGTCTCAGAGTCAACTTCTGTGGCGTCGCAAACTCGAAATTTCAATCATGCCACTTCAGACTACAAACAG aTATCTGAAGACAAGAGATGCAGTGAGGAAGACGTGGAGTCCAGGTGGGGAGAGGAAATTAAAGCGTCAGAACTTGAACCTCCCTCATCAGAGCACATGCAGTTTGACGGCCTCGCTAACGCTGAAACAGTTGGCGGAAAGAACGGCCAACACAGTGAGCTCGTATCATCACAGGTAGGGATAGAAGAAATGTCCACAATGCCATCTGCAAGTGTGTGCAGCTCTACAACAGACAGTCATGGCCAGCCTGTGGAGCGCCGCAAGAAGCGCCGGCGCCGACGTAAATTCACCCGGCTGTTGACGGAACACCGAAAAGCAAATCCTTCTGGTTTTGATGCAGTTCAACATAAGGAGATCAGCACCACGATACCTCTGCCAACATGCTTAGAGAACCACAACAACGATGATGTGCCTCACGCCGTAGACGCTCCCTTAATCACTAATTCGCCACTTCCTGTTTCTGATGGTCAAGTAAAAGACGAGGCCCTTGTGGtgccaataaaaaaaagaggaagaccAAGGAAAACAGAAATGGCAGCTTACAGAGCTTTGGCTGCTGAAGCTGCTTCTGCCAgtgctgctaatgctaatgctaataatGCTAGCACTCCTGCACGGAGGCTGAGGAGCAGAGGGGAACAACAGACTGTGACTCAGGATGGGAAGCTGGAAACTGAAAGCAAAGAAGACCCAAAGCAGACTGAAGTGACACCTGCAGAAAGTAAATTGAACTTTCAAGGtgttaaaagaagaagagctaAACAGGCTCATCAGCAAGTTCCAGCTAAAGTGTCCAGACTGGATGTTTCCCAGGAGGCCTCCACACTGTTGAGCAAcgagcagagagcagagacagATAAGCAGGTGGAACTAAAAACTGACAAACAAGAGACAGATGGAACGAGCTGTCAGCTCTCCCTGCAGTCTGCAGGAGGACCAGAGCAGCAGGAAAGTGCATTAGCACAAAGAAAACTGGTTTCCCAGCCAGCAGCTGATTGTGAAATTATTCCTTCAGACGGTTTAGTCACTGCTGACATGAAAGGCAGCAAGGAGTCACAATCCAAAAGCCCTCTTGAATCCCCGGAGAATGCAAACTTTAGCACAGATATTGTAACTTCCTCTGAAGAACCGCCTAAACCTGTTGGGGGCCCCCTCGCCGTGAAAGCTGAGAACATTGAGATGGAGCTGGATGATTTCAATCCTTTGTCAGAGTCAAATAGTCTTAAATCTTTACAATGCAGTGCAGACAACACTTATGGTCGTAACAGTCAGCGAAGCACTTTCAGGCGCAAGAGAGGCGgcaagagaaggaggaggatagGGAATGTTTTGATCCAGAGAGAGACGCATAAAGTCAGCAGTGACACTCAACAACAGCCGGACTGTGACGACGAGGACAGAGACGACGAGTTAAATGTCACCTACAGCAAAAAAGCGGGAAAAACTCTGTTGAAGTGTGGTTACTGCAGTCAGACGTTTAAATTTCTCTCTCAGTTCATCATCCATCAACGCATCCACACAGGAGAACGCCCGTTCAAGTGTCCTGAATGTGGCAGAGGCTTTAGCAAAAATTCCAATTTAAATCTTCATCTCAAGACGCACAAAAAGAgcaacatatatcaaaaatgTCCGTTTTGCAAGATTAAATTCTCTTGCTCGGAGTACGCCTCTCATATGAAGATGCACGCACACGAGATGGACCAAGACTCTGACAACAACACGTCTGAAACTAGCAGCAGACTGAACGAGCAGGAAAAGAGTCCGGGCCTTCCTCGACAACTTCCTccagagaagagagaaagaaaagtctGCCAGTACTGTGGAAAAACATTCCCCTTCCAGTCCGCCCTCATCAGACACGTGCGTGTCCACACTGGAGAAAAGCCTTACAAATGTGACATATGTGGCAAAGCTTTCGGTCAGGCCTATTTCCTGCGTGTTCACGAGCTGACACACTGGTCTGTGAAGCGTTACAACTGCACACGCTGTGAAAAGTCATTCACTCATTACAGCAATGCTAAAAATCACACCTGCAGACCTTCGGAGAGCGGCGACAATTTGCAGCCCAACAGACGTGTGAGGCCTTCACTGACATATACGTGCCACATCTGCAAGAATATTTTTGAACACCTGCAGGAGTTCAACAGCCACATGAGAACCCACACCGGGGCAAAGCTTTACCGCTGCCTGTATTGTGACAAGCTGTTCGGCGTGCTGTCTGAATATAACGCCCATCGGAGTCAgtgcagaggagagagaaacgCCTCCAGCTCGGCCATAGAAAACGAAGAAACAGTGTCGTTAATACAGTACACAGTGCCTGCACTTAGGTGTTCATCGGGGAACAATTCAGCTTCTCTTCTCACAGGAGTTCATAGTGAAACACTAAGAACGCCACCACAGACAAGCCGCAAAAAACGCATGGCTAACTTAAAGAAACCGTTCCAGTCGACAGCTCTACTGGCTCACCAGCTCCCGCCCTTTGTGTCGAAGTTAAACAAACTGGACACCCGCTCAGACCCCAGGAAGTATTTCTGTCCAGGATGTGGCCGGCTGTTCAGGCACATGGGCCGACTCCGAGCCCACATGCTGACCCACGCCCCAGATCAGAGCTACACCTGTGCCTGTTGCGGCAAGACTCTAGCGAACTGGAGGAAGCTCTGGCATCACCAGAGGATCCATCGACACAGGCGCGGGCGCTTCACTTGCCCTCAGTGCGGGCAGAATTTCCGCTTTGTGGAGccgtacaaaaaacacatgagcGAGCACCCGGAGGTCCAGTGGATTCAGGTCAGGCCCAAGAAAGTGCTTCTGCCTTATCAGTGTGAGCAGTGCCAGTGCAGCTTTAAGACACTAGATCTGCTGTTCAGCCACCAGCTTTGCCATTCCTCAACACACAAGGACCCCGATTTCGATTTATCCATAGAGCATAACACACAAGCTAACAAGAACATGTTTAGCGCTCCGACAAACAACCACATAACTACGTTAGGTCCAGATCATGAAGAGAACATGTCTTCTTTGAGCCCCTTATCACAGTGTACAGGCCCAATAACTCAAGCACCCATCATTACCTTTAAGCCTCTTGATTTGGGTAAAACTGCC